A segment of the Cryptosporidium parvum Iowa II chromosome 5, whole genome shotgun sequence genome:
attatcagtACCATTcatagtattattattaatatcatatGGAACAAAATGTCCTTCATAAAATGTTATATGATGACTATCAGGAGGATAAAAGATGtcaaaaaaagttaatcCATATGtgtatttaaataatagtaataatattaaataattaataaaattcatctttattttataatattaatattactggtaataatttatctaaaatttttttttttttttttataataatacaaaataatttatttttaatgtCAATTTAAgatcatttatttttctttataattattttatgcGGTAATATTAAGacattttatttattttatttttattaattttataagATAATGTCAAATTAagatctttttttttttcttttttttttttttattttatcttttctattttattattattatttttttcttttaaaattaattaattaattaattaattaattaattattcttcttcttcttcttcttctttattattattattataatcattatttaatatatttattatgataaattcaaaaattattatactTGATTTTGGAAGCCAATATTCACATTTAATTGCTAAAAGATTTCGTGCACTTGGTTATTATTCTGAAATTGCATTACCTTCAACCAATTTAaatacttttaataatgCTAAAGGTATTGTTTTTTCTGGTGGACCTTCTAGTGTTTatgatgataatattccagaatttaataatgatattttaaatcttAATATACCAATTTTAGGATTATGTTATGGACATtatattgttaatattggTTATGGTGGTCAAGTACATAAAGCACCTATTGGTGAATTTGGTTATGCtactttaaatattaataataatatttattcacctatttttcaaaatcttgataataattctcAACAACAAGTATGGATGAGTCATCaagatgaaattattatacCTGGTAatgattttcaattaattgcTAGTACTATTAATTGTAAATATGCTGCATTACaaaatcttgaaaaaaaaagattttcaTTACAATTTCATTGTGAAGTTAATGATACACCTTGtggtaatattatttttaataattttgcaCAATATTGTAATATGGAAAAAAATTGGAGTCAagattttgtattaaatcatatattaaatgatataaaaatacaatataataaaagtaatgatattaataatgacaacaataataataataataataataataataataacaatgataataataacaatgataatgataataaaaataataacaataataaaaataataaaaatgttcttttatttttaagtGGTGGTGTTGATTCTACTGTTACATTtgcattattaaataaagcaCTTGGACAAGATAAAGTTCTTGGTTTACATATTGATAATGGTTTTATGCGTAAAAATGaatctaaaaatattgaattattatatcaTAAATTTggttttaaaaattttattattaaagattattctaatagttttttaaatattattaaaaatattactgATCCACAAAAAAAACGTATGGCTATTGGTGaacattttattaatattaaaaatatttttattcaagaACAAAATTTTGATCCAAATAATTGGTTATTAGCACAAGGTACATTATATCctgatattattgaatctGGTGGtacaaaaaattcaaatactaTTAAAACACATCATAATCGTGTTGATATGATttatgatttaataaaaaaaggaCTTATTATTGAACCTTTACGTGAATTATATAAAGATGAAGTTCGTATgattggaaaaaaaattggtCTTAATGATGAACTTATTATGCGTCATCCATTTCCAGGACCTGGATTATCTATTAATGTAATTTGTTATGATGGTAAATCATGgaatgaaaatgataataatgaatatcaATCAgcagaaaaagaattaaatcaaattattaatacaattaataataataataataataataataataataataataataataataataatattaataacaataatcatattaaatataattatatactTCCTATACGTTCTGTTGGTGTACAAGGTGATTTTAGAACATATAAATTTCCtgcaatattaatttatgataattattctttatcaaatggtttttttaattttcctAATAATAGAGAttatattgaagaaatttctAGTTATATTACTAATCatacaaattttattaatcgTACTTGTATACAATTATATCAAAATCCACAAGTAAATTTAACTGATATGAAATTACAACAAGTTTATTGTGATAAATATCGTCTTGATCAATTAAGAGAAGttgataatattgttattaatgaattaaataattttggttggtataatcaaatttttcaacATTTAACAATACATTTACCATATGCAAGTAATCCAGAAAAAGCAAGTTTTGTTTTACGTCCTGTATGTTCTGAAGATGTTATGACTGCTCGCTTTGCTTTCTTTCCAAAAGATTTacttgaaataattattcaaaaaatttcattattaaattttgttgatgcaatatattttgatgTAACAAATAAACCACCAGCAACATTTGGCTgggaataataatacatgATTAAagtataaaaaataaattttcgaatttatttaaatccaatcttttttctaaatattcacttgaaatatatttaagtaCCTTTGATAATGTATTGCCTTCTGATTCTAAGCGTTTACAATCgattaattcttttgaattgGATTTTGAAACACAATATAATTCATAAGATATTAATctaattgataataatttctcatattcagtaattatttttcttataaaTGATCTTTCTATTTCAGTCATATCATAGTCTGCTATTTTCTTTCCATTCTTCCAAACGTAATCACcttcttgaaaatatatataatttaacgatattaattctaattctaatttaaaacattctcttaattttttatttctttcatttcttaataattttattctatcttttaataaagtGTTTGCTAAATAATTTGCATCACCACAACCTGTTCCATCATGATATCCATCATCATCACCACATGCAACTCTCataagaaaatttaaataggATTTGTATTCTTCCATTAAACCtaatataattgaatattcaGGTATTAATTTGTAACAATCTGCCGCCAAACTTGTTTTTGAATGTTTATATAAATGCtcattttttctaatttgtGGATACATTTCTAATGGATGAATAGACATAAATTTCCTTGGTATATTAGctgaaatattatattttttataatattctgCATCATTAGATGTTGAGTTATTCactatatataataatgaaaaattcattaatccATTTCtagaagaatttgatttgttatttattaaaataattatggAAAAGATGAATAAAAGttctaatttcattatGAATATTgctaattaaattattttttaaaatttgaatacaattatgaaaaaaatttaaaaatacttatatatataaattaaatattttatttaaattaaatttattttaattattaaacgTGATTATATTTTGCTCGagaatttttataatttatttaataaaacaaaacatttatttaaattaatgaatattattacaa
Coding sequences within it:
- a CDS encoding hypothetical protein (with signal peptide and 2 cryptosporidium-specific paralogs); translation: MKLELLFIFSIIILINNKSNSSRNGLMNFSLLYIVNNSTSNDAEYYKKYNISANIPRKFMSIHPLEMYPQIRKNEHLYKHSKTSLAADCYKLIPEYSIILGLMEEYKSYLNFLMRVACGDDDGYHDGTGCGDANYLANTLLKDRIKLLRNERNKKLRECFKLELELISLNYIYFQEGDYVWKNGKKIADYDMTEIERSFIRKIITEYEKLLSIRLISYELYCVSKSNSKELIDCKRLESEGNTLSKVLKYISSEYLEKRLDLNKFENLFFIL
- a CDS encoding GMP synthase; translation: SLFNIFIMINSKIIILDFGSQYSHLIAKRFRALGYYSEIALPSTNLNTFNNAKGIVFSGGPSSVYDDNIPEFNNDILNLNIPILGLCYGHYIVNIGYGGQVHKAPIGEFGYATLNINNNIYSPIFQNLDNNSQQQVWMSHQDEIIIPGNDFQLIASTINCKYAALQNLEKKRFSLQFHCEVNDTPCGNIIFNNFAQYCNMEKNWSQDFVLNHILNDIKIQYNKSNDINNDNNNNNNNNNNNNNDNNNNDNDNKNNNNNKNNKNVLLFLSGGVDSTVTFALLNKALGQDKVLGLHIDNGFMRKNESKNIELLYHKFGFKNFIIKDYSNSFLNIIKNITDPQKKRMAIGEHFINIKNIFIQEQNFDPNNWLLAQGTLYPDIIESGGTKNSNTIKTHHNRVDMIYDLIKKGLIIEPLRELYKDEVRMIGKKIGLNDELIMRHPFPGPGLSINVICYDGKSWNENDNNEYQSAEKELNQIINTINNNNNNNNNNNNNNNNNINNNNHIKYNYILPIRSVGVQGDFRTYKFPAILIYDNYSLSNGFFNFPNNRDYIEEISSYITNHTNFINRTCIQLYQNPQVNLTDMKLQQVYCDKYRLDQLREVDNIVINELNNFGWYNQIFQHLTIHLPYASNPEKASFVLRPVCSEDVMTARFAFFPKDLLEIIIQKISLLNFVDAIYFDVTNKPPATFGWE